From a region of the candidate division WOR-3 bacterium genome:
- the rpmG gene encoding 50S ribosomal protein L33 encodes MRELFFLTCSVCKRRNYRITKSKDKKMVKMEIKKYCKWCKKHTVHKETKIK; translated from the coding sequence ATGAGGGAATTATTTTTTTTAACCTGTTCAGTTTGTAAAAGAAGGAATTATAGAATTACAAAATCAAAGGATAAAAAGATGGTAAAAATGGAAATAAAGAAATACTGTAAATGGTGTAAAAAGCATACGGTGCATAAGGAAACTAAAATTAAGTAA
- the rplA gene encoding 50S ribosomal protein L1: protein MPKHSKRFLALLEKVDRNKYYKPEEAIPLLKELATAKFPETVECAIKLNVDPRKADQMVRGTCLLPYGTGKKVRVLVLTPGEGEKEALDAGADYVGFKEYIDKINQGWLDFDVVVTTPEAMKEVSKLGKILGPRGLMPSPKTGTVTKDIGRVVKELKKGRIEFKVDKTGNIHAPIGKVTFSEVELIENFYAFLNEVLNARPQGVKGNYIEKITLSTTMSPGLKIDLNYSIEEARRRKT from the coding sequence ATGCCAAAACATAGTAAAAGATTTTTGGCTTTACTTGAAAAAGTAGATAGAAATAAGTATTATAAACCTGAAGAAGCTATACCTCTTTTAAAGGAACTTGCGACAGCTAAATTTCCAGAAACAGTTGAATGTGCTATCAAGTTAAATGTTGATCCAAGAAAGGCTGACCAGATGGTTAGAGGAACATGTCTTTTGCCTTATGGAACTGGTAAAAAGGTTAGAGTTTTAGTTTTAACTCCTGGTGAGGGAGAAAAAGAAGCTCTTGATGCTGGAGCTGATTATGTTGGATTTAAAGAATATATAGATAAAATTAATCAGGGCTGGCTTGATTTTGATGTTGTTGTTACAACACCTGAAGCTATGAAAGAAGTTTCAAAACTGGGTAAAATTTTGGGTCCAAGAGGTTTAATGCCCTCACCTAAAACAGGGACTGTTACAAAAGATATAGGAAGGGTTGTGAAAGAACTTAAAAAGGGAAGGATAGAGTTTAAGGTTGATAAAACAGGTAATATTCATGCTCCGATTGGTAAGGTAACTTTTTCTGAAGTAGAGTTGATTGAAAATTTTTATGCTTTTTTAAATGAAGTTTTAAATGCAAGACCACAAGGTGTAAAGGGGAATTATATTGAGAAAATTACCCTTTCAACAACTATGAGTCCTGGTTTAAAAATAGATTTAAATTATTCAATTGAAGAAGCAAGAAGGAGGAAAACATAA
- the secE gene encoding preprotein translocase subunit SecE, producing MNPVLKFINFLREVKVEMDRMAWPERKIVMSATIGVIIFSIIVSIFIFLLDFIFSRLIGLILK from the coding sequence ATGAATCCAGTTTTAAAATTTATAAATTTTTTGCGTGAGGTAAAGGTGGAAATGGATAGAATGGCATGGCCTGAAAGAAAAATAGTTATGAGTGCTACTATAGGTGTAATTATATTTTCGATTATTGTATCTATTTTTATTTTTCTGCTTGACTTTATTTTTTCAAGACTAATTGGTTTAATACTAAAATGA
- the rplK gene encoding 50S ribosomal protein L11: protein MKGKKEIVTQIKLQIPAGQANPAPPIGPALGQHGVNIMEFCKRFNEATKKMEAGLIIPVVITVYKDRSFDFVLKTPPASVLLKKKAQIVKGSGEPNKVKVGRVTKKDIEEIAKMKMNDLNATTLEAAMRIIEGTAKSMGIEVVES, encoded by the coding sequence ATGAAGGGAAAAAAAGAAATAGTAACCCAAATAAAATTACAAATACCTGCGGGGCAGGCCAATCCTGCTCCTCCCATAGGCCCTGCTCTTGGGCAGCACGGAGTTAATATAATGGAATTCTGTAAAAGGTTTAATGAAGCTACAAAAAAGATGGAAGCAGGGCTTATCATCCCTGTTGTTATAACTGTTTATAAGGATAGGTCATTTGATTTTGTTTTGAAAACACCTCCGGCATCTGTTCTATTAAAAAAGAAGGCTCAAATAGTAAAGGGTTCTGGAGAGCCCAACAAGGTTAAAGTAGGTAGAGTCACAAAAAAGGATATTGAAGAGATTGCTAAAATGAAGATGAATGATTTAAATGCAACTACCTTGGAAGCAGCTATGAGGATTATTGAAGGAACAGCAAAAAGTATGGGAATTGAAGTTGTAGAATCTTAA
- a CDS encoding transcription termination/antitermination NusG family protein produces the protein MKDLKDLKEETQWIVFWTLSGRENKVKKILENFIEEKNLKDKIKQVLVPTETKIRILKDGRRVPHQKPLFAGYVLVEIKKDAREVITMLQNYAGLRPLLARDPTKDIPILKREEVEKLLLTIKEEQERRKAESPFLPGDKVRILVGPFENFTGIVDKVFPDKGKLNVVVTIFGRATMVSDLDFDMVERVR, from the coding sequence ATGAAAGATTTAAAAGATTTAAAAGAAGAAACTCAGTGGATAGTTTTCTGGACACTGTCAGGAAGGGAAAACAAAGTGAAAAAAATCCTTGAAAATTTTATAGAGGAAAAAAATTTAAAAGATAAAATAAAGCAGGTTCTCGTTCCTACAGAGACAAAAATTAGAATTTTGAAGGACGGAAGAAGAGTGCCACACCAGAAGCCCCTTTTTGCTGGATATGTGCTTGTTGAAATAAAAAAGGATGCAAGGGAAGTTATTACAATGCTTCAAAATTATGCAGGTTTAAGGCCATTACTCGCAAGAGACCCTACGAAAGATATTCCAATTCTTAAGAGAGAGGAAGTTGAAAAACTTCTTTTAACAATAAAAGAGGAGCAGGAAAGAAGAAAGGCAGAAAGTCCTTTTTTGCCAGGAGATAAGGTTAGAATTCTTGTTGGACCTTTTGAAAATTTCACAGGTATAGTTGATAAGGTATTCCCTGATAAAGGAAAATTAAATGTAGTTGTAACAATTTTTGGAAGAGCAACAATGGTTTCTGACCTTGATTTTGATATGGTTGAAAGAGTGAGGTAA